A stretch of the Dyella telluris genome encodes the following:
- the rpmA gene encoding 50S ribosomal protein L27, whose amino-acid sequence MAHKKGVGSSRNGRDSNPKYLGVKVYGGQAIEAGNIIVRQRGTKFHAGTGVGLGRDHTLFALVDGTVEFKTRGENNRKFVSVVKG is encoded by the coding sequence ATGGCACATAAAAAAGGCGTAGGTTCGTCCCGCAACGGTCGCGACTCCAACCCGAAGTATCTCGGCGTGAAGGTGTACGGCGGCCAGGCCATCGAGGCCGGCAACATCATCGTGCGTCAGCGCGGCACCAAGTTCCATGCCGGTACCGGCGTGGGCCTGGGTCGTGACCACACGCTGTTTGCGCTGGTCGACGGCACCGTCGAATTCAAGACGCGCGGCGAGAACAACCGCAAGTTCGTCAGCGTCGTCAAGGGTTAA
- the rpsT gene encoding 30S ribosomal protein S20: MANIKSAKKRARQSEQRRLRNVSARSMVRTALKKVVKAIENKDKAAAVEAFAAAQPVMDRYASRGLIHKNKAARHKSRLNAKIRELA, from the coding sequence TTGGCCAACATCAAGTCCGCGAAGAAGCGCGCGCGCCAGTCCGAGCAGCGCCGCCTGCGCAACGTCAGCGCCCGTTCCATGGTGCGCACCGCCCTCAAGAAGGTCGTCAAGGCCATCGAGAACAAGGACAAGGCAGCCGCCGTTGAGGCCTTTGCCGCCGCCCAGCCGGTCATGGACCGCTACGCGTCGCGCGGCCTGATCCACAAGAACAAGGCTGCTCGCCATAAGAGCCGCCTCAACGCGAAGATCCGCGAGCTGGCGTAA
- a CDS encoding DUF2059 domain-containing protein — protein sequence MALAMAAGQAMAASSPATEDQVRQLMEVVGLGKMLLQMNTQAVNTLQASMPCVPTDFWQNYMNESQTQLFIGRLVPVWQRHFTSDEMNGLLKFYRSPLGQKVITEMPTTMAEANEAGQQWSHERSDQMVNELKHMGTLDGSGRCPAKVAASPAPGAAVAGAAALKGADNASDGEEAKPAAKATSHTTSHSKAPAKKPAAKPAPKKAPAKPAAKPAAKTDSKAAPAKTDTKPATSSGQGGQ from the coding sequence ATGGCGCTTGCAATGGCCGCCGGGCAGGCAATGGCAGCATCGTCGCCGGCGACCGAGGATCAGGTCCGTCAGCTGATGGAAGTGGTCGGCCTTGGCAAGATGCTGCTGCAGATGAACACCCAGGCGGTGAACACCCTGCAGGCGTCCATGCCGTGCGTGCCGACGGACTTCTGGCAGAACTACATGAACGAGAGCCAGACCCAGCTGTTCATCGGTCGCCTGGTGCCCGTGTGGCAGCGCCACTTCACCTCGGACGAGATGAACGGCCTGCTGAAGTTCTATCGCTCACCGCTGGGCCAGAAGGTCATCACCGAGATGCCCACCACCATGGCCGAGGCGAACGAGGCCGGCCAGCAGTGGAGCCATGAGCGCAGCGACCAGATGGTCAACGAGCTCAAGCACATGGGCACCCTGGACGGCTCCGGCCGGTGCCCGGCCAAGGTCGCCGCATCGCCGGCGCCGGGAGCGGCCGTGGCGGGCGCCGCCGCCCTGAAGGGCGCGGATAACGCTTCGGACGGGGAAGAAGCCAAGCCGGCGGCGAAGGCCACCAGCCATACCACCTCGCACAGCAAGGCCCCGGCCAAGAAGCCCGCGGCCAAGCCAGCGCCGAAGAAGGCTCCGGCCAAACCGGCGGCCAAGCCAGCCGCCAAGACCGACAGCAAGGCGGCCCCGGCCAAGACGGACACCAAGCCCGCGACGAGCAGCGGGCAGGGTGGTCAGTAA
- the murJ gene encoding murein biosynthesis integral membrane protein MurJ: protein MFRGLLSFSSMTMISRVLGLVRDMSINATFGANAATDAFWVAFRIPNFMRRLFAEGSFSTAFVPVFTEVKEKRPHGDLKELMARVSGTLGGVLLLITALGVIFAPQVAALFSQGAADTPEKFELTAQLLRLTFPFLLFVSLTALCGGALNSFHKFALPALTPVILNLCMIGGALWLSKWVHPPIMAMGWAIMLAGVLQLIFQLPSLRRLDLLALPRWGWSHPDVRRILKLMVPTLFGSSIAQINLLLDTVIAAYLMTGSQSWLSQADRFLELPLGLFGVALGTVILPSLSRHHVTTDREGFSKALDWGLRTTLLIAVPAMFALMLLARPLVATLFQHGQFTPFDTHMATLSITALSFGLPAFALVKVALPAFYSRQDTKTPVRAGVASLVANMVMNVAFVALLYVLWATPEQRQLPWLDGIAAVPGLHMALGMASALASYINLGLLWHWLRRAGVYQRQPGWARHMLRLVVSCAVMVAVLLVGMHTWPDWTDADKWTRVWRLAVLVGAGGGAYVVTLFATGFRLRELRGV, encoded by the coding sequence ATGTTCCGTGGGCTGCTGTCCTTCAGCAGCATGACCATGATTTCGCGCGTACTCGGTCTGGTCCGGGACATGTCGATCAACGCCACCTTTGGCGCCAATGCGGCCACCGACGCGTTCTGGGTGGCGTTCCGCATCCCCAACTTCATGCGTCGCCTGTTCGCGGAGGGTTCGTTCTCCACGGCGTTCGTACCGGTGTTCACCGAGGTGAAGGAAAAGCGCCCCCACGGCGACCTCAAGGAGCTGATGGCGCGCGTGTCGGGCACGCTGGGCGGCGTGCTGTTGCTGATCACCGCGCTGGGCGTGATCTTCGCGCCGCAGGTGGCAGCGTTGTTTTCGCAGGGCGCGGCCGACACGCCGGAGAAGTTCGAGCTCACCGCGCAGCTGCTTCGCCTGACTTTCCCGTTCCTGCTGTTCGTTTCGCTCACTGCGTTGTGTGGCGGCGCGCTCAACAGTTTCCATAAGTTCGCGCTTCCGGCGCTGACGCCGGTGATCCTCAACCTGTGCATGATCGGCGGCGCGCTGTGGCTGTCGAAGTGGGTGCACCCGCCCATCATGGCGATGGGTTGGGCGATCATGCTGGCCGGCGTGCTGCAGTTGATCTTCCAGTTGCCGTCGCTGCGCCGCCTGGACCTGCTGGCGCTGCCGCGCTGGGGCTGGAGCCACCCGGACGTGCGCCGCATCCTGAAGCTGATGGTGCCGACGCTGTTCGGCTCCTCCATCGCGCAGATCAACCTGCTGCTGGACACGGTGATCGCTGCCTATCTGATGACCGGCTCGCAGAGCTGGCTGTCGCAGGCGGACCGCTTCCTGGAGCTGCCGCTGGGCCTGTTCGGCGTGGCGCTGGGCACGGTGATCCTGCCGTCGCTGTCGCGCCATCACGTGACCACCGACCGCGAAGGTTTCTCCAAGGCGCTGGACTGGGGCCTGCGCACCACGCTGCTGATCGCCGTGCCGGCCATGTTCGCGCTGATGCTGCTGGCCCGGCCGCTGGTCGCTACGCTGTTCCAGCACGGTCAGTTCACGCCGTTCGATACCCACATGGCGACGCTGTCCATCACCGCACTGAGCTTCGGCCTGCCGGCCTTTGCACTGGTGAAGGTGGCGCTGCCGGCGTTCTATTCGCGCCAGGACACCAAGACCCCGGTGCGCGCCGGCGTGGCCTCGCTGGTGGCGAACATGGTGATGAACGTGGCCTTCGTGGCCTTGCTGTACGTGCTGTGGGCCACGCCGGAGCAGCGCCAGCTGCCGTGGCTGGACGGCATTGCGGCCGTGCCGGGCCTGCATATGGCGTTGGGCATGGCCAGCGCGCTGGCCAGCTACATCAACCTTGGCCTGCTGTGGCACTGGCTGCGCCGCGCCGGCGTGTACCAGCGCCAGCCTGGCTGGGCGCGTCATATGCTCAGGCTGGTGGTGTCCTGTGCGGTGATGGTGGCCGTGCTGCTGGTGGGCATGCACACCTGGCCGGACTGGACCGATGCGGACAAATGGACGCGTGTGTGGCGCCTGGCCGTGCTGGTGGGGGCGGGCGGTGGTGCCTACGTGGTCACGTTGTTTGCGACGGGCTTCCGCTTGCGCGAATTGCGCGGCGTCTGA
- the ispH gene encoding 4-hydroxy-3-methylbut-2-enyl diphosphate reductase, translating to MDILLANPRGFCAGVDRAIAIVERALESYGAPIYVRHEVVHNRYVVDKLRNDGAVFVEELHEVPDGATVIFSAHGVSKAVREEAEQRGLKVFDATCPLVTKVHMEVARLGRLGRSVVLIGHAGHPEVEGTMGQWNPANTGEILLVESVECVATLEPKFPHELSYVTQTTLSVDDTKAIIEALRAKFTDIEGPRKDDICYATQNRQDAVRRLASSVDLMLVVGSVNSSNSNRLRELAEKEGVRSFLIDGAEHIERSWLDGVTRIGLTAGASAPEKLVRDVIARLQSWGAGAVRELDGEPETITFALPKELRLAGGVSASL from the coding sequence GTGGACATACTGCTCGCCAATCCCCGTGGCTTCTGTGCCGGCGTGGACCGTGCCATTGCCATCGTCGAGCGCGCGCTCGAATCCTATGGCGCGCCCATCTATGTGCGTCACGAAGTGGTGCACAACCGCTACGTGGTCGACAAGCTGCGCAACGATGGCGCCGTGTTCGTGGAAGAACTGCACGAAGTGCCCGATGGCGCCACGGTCATTTTCAGCGCCCACGGCGTGTCCAAGGCCGTGCGCGAGGAAGCCGAGCAGCGCGGCCTGAAAGTGTTCGACGCCACCTGTCCGCTGGTCACCAAGGTGCATATGGAAGTGGCGCGCCTGGGTCGCCTGGGCCGCAGCGTGGTGCTGATCGGCCACGCCGGCCATCCGGAAGTGGAAGGCACCATGGGCCAGTGGAACCCGGCCAACACCGGCGAGATCCTGCTGGTGGAGTCGGTGGAATGCGTCGCCACGCTGGAACCCAAGTTCCCGCACGAGCTGTCCTACGTCACCCAGACCACGCTGTCGGTGGATGACACCAAGGCCATCATCGAAGCCTTGCGCGCCAAGTTCACCGACATCGAAGGCCCGCGCAAGGACGACATCTGCTACGCCACGCAGAACCGTCAGGACGCCGTGCGCCGTCTGGCCAGCTCGGTGGATCTGATGCTGGTGGTTGGTTCGGTCAACAGCTCCAACTCCAACCGCCTGCGCGAACTGGCGGAGAAAGAGGGCGTGCGCTCCTTCCTCATCGACGGCGCCGAGCACATCGAGCGCAGCTGGCTCGATGGTGTCACCCGCATCGGCCTGACCGCCGGTGCCTCCGCCCCGGAGAAGCTGGTACGCGACGTCATCGCCCGCCTGCAGTCGTGGGGCGCCGGTGCCGTGCGTGAGCTGGACGGCGAGCCGGAGACCATCACCTTCGCGCTGCCCAAGGAACTTCGCCTGGCCGGTGGGGTTTCGGCAAGTCTGTAA
- the lspA gene encoding signal peptidase II, giving the protein MKPKPNALNWLLLSAVVIVLDQLSKWWALAALQPAGTPHPVIPGFLNWTLAFNKGAAFSFLAASDGWQRWFFVLLAVVISGVLVSWLSRTPRGDWKTALPVSLIIGGALGNLIDRLHASQVTDFIHVYFREWNYPVFNLADCGITVGAVALVVFGLFQGKTKA; this is encoded by the coding sequence ATGAAACCCAAACCCAACGCCCTCAACTGGCTCCTGCTCTCCGCCGTCGTCATCGTGCTCGACCAGCTGAGCAAGTGGTGGGCGCTCGCCGCGCTGCAGCCGGCCGGCACGCCGCATCCGGTGATCCCGGGTTTCCTCAACTGGACGCTGGCCTTCAACAAGGGCGCGGCCTTCAGCTTCCTTGCCGCCAGCGACGGCTGGCAGCGCTGGTTCTTCGTGCTGCTGGCGGTGGTGATCAGTGGCGTGCTGGTTTCGTGGCTGTCGCGCACGCCGCGCGGCGACTGGAAGACGGCGCTGCCGGTCAGCCTGATCATCGGCGGTGCGCTGGGCAACCTGATCGACCGCCTGCATGCCTCGCAGGTCACCGACTTCATCCACGTGTATTTCCGCGAATGGAACTACCCGGTGTTCAATCTCGCTGACTGTGGGATCACCGTGGGCGCCGTGGCGCTGGTGGTTTTCGGCCTGTTTCAGGGCAAAACCAAGGCCTGA
- a CDS encoding bifunctional riboflavin kinase/FAD synthetase, translating to MMRLSRDVAGSSLAPGGSVVAVGAFDGLHRGHQALLAEVRERAAELGLTPIVVSFEPLPRAFFSPEPVPRLSSVREKLRGFDAAGMEQVLLLRFNRALTSMSADDFVRKVLVERLHAREVWVGADFRFGHKRSGDVAMLERVGPEFGFTARTMPSVLLEGARVSATRVRALLSAGEFSGAAPLLGRPFVMEGKVEYGKQLGRQLGYPTANIHLRERTSPVHGIFAVRVGLGESECSWPAVASLGVRPTVNEVPEPLLEVHLFDFEGDLYGQRMAVEFVAKLRDEQKFDNLDDLTVQMAKDARQARELLGMNPRLSEA from the coding sequence ATGATGAGACTTTCCAGGGATGTCGCCGGCTCCAGCCTGGCTCCCGGCGGCAGCGTAGTAGCCGTCGGTGCGTTCGATGGCCTGCATCGTGGTCACCAGGCCCTGCTTGCCGAGGTGCGCGAGCGCGCGGCCGAGCTGGGTCTTACCCCCATCGTGGTGAGCTTCGAGCCGCTGCCGCGGGCGTTCTTCTCGCCCGAGCCGGTGCCGCGCCTTTCCAGCGTCCGCGAGAAGCTGCGCGGGTTCGACGCCGCGGGCATGGAGCAGGTGCTCTTGCTGCGCTTCAATCGCGCCCTTACATCCATGTCTGCGGACGATTTCGTGCGCAAGGTGCTGGTGGAGCGGCTCCATGCCCGCGAGGTCTGGGTGGGCGCGGATTTCCGCTTCGGCCACAAGCGCAGCGGCGACGTGGCCATGCTGGAGCGGGTGGGGCCGGAGTTCGGTTTCACCGCCCGCACCATGCCGTCGGTGCTGCTGGAAGGCGCACGGGTTTCCGCCACCCGGGTGCGCGCGCTGCTTTCCGCGGGTGAGTTCTCCGGCGCCGCGCCGCTGCTGGGGCGACCCTTCGTGATGGAAGGCAAGGTGGAATACGGCAAACAGCTGGGGCGCCAGCTGGGCTATCCCACCGCCAACATCCATCTGCGCGAACGGACCAGCCCGGTCCACGGCATCTTCGCCGTGCGCGTGGGCCTGGGTGAAAGCGAATGCAGCTGGCCTGCGGTGGCCAGCCTGGGCGTGCGGCCCACGGTGAACGAAGTGCCGGAGCCGCTGCTGGAAGTCCATTTGTTCGACTTCGAGGGCGATCTCTACGGCCAGCGCATGGCGGTGGAATTCGTCGCCAAGCTCCGGGATGAGCAGAAATTCGACAATCTGGACGATTTGACCGTCCAGATGGCTAAAGACGCGCGGCAAGCCCGTGAATTGCTGGGCATGAACCCGCGTCTCAGCGAGGCGTAA
- the rplU gene encoding 50S ribosomal protein L21: MSYAVIKTGGKQYRVQQGDVLRVELLNAEEGAAFTFDQVLLVGAGESITVGAPTVAGATVSATVRKHGRADKVRIIKFRRRKHHKKQQGHRQHFTEVEITGINA; this comes from the coding sequence ATGAGTTACGCAGTCATCAAGACCGGCGGCAAGCAGTACCGCGTTCAGCAGGGCGACGTCCTGCGCGTGGAGCTGCTCAACGCTGAAGAAGGCGCAGCCTTCACCTTCGACCAGGTTCTGCTGGTCGGTGCCGGTGAGTCGATCACCGTCGGTGCCCCGACCGTGGCCGGTGCCACCGTCAGCGCCACCGTGCGCAAGCATGGTCGTGCCGACAAGGTCCGCATCATCAAGTTCCGTCGCCGCAAGCACCACAAGAAGCAGCAGGGACATCGTCAGCATTTCACCGAAGTCGAGATCACGGGCATCAACGCCTGA
- the cgtA gene encoding Obg family GTPase CgtA, with protein sequence MKFVDEAIINVKAGDGGNGCISFRREKFIPFGGPDGGDGGSGGSVWLVADEGLNTLIDFRHQRSFKAERGQNGMGSQMYGKGGEDTYIRVPVGTVVINVDTDETIGDLTQHGQRLLVAQGGKGGLGNIHFKSSVNRAPRKSTPGTPGDLRELKLELKLLADVGLLGFPNAGKSTFIRAVSAATPRVADYPFTTLHPNLGVVSLGTDQSFVIADIPGLIEGAADGAGLGIQFLRHVSRTRLLLHVVDIAPIDGSDPVEQVQAIEQELEKFDPELLQRPRWLVMNKADVLPEDERQAVAADVVARLGWKEPWFLVSAIARENTMPVCQQVWHFLTEQQMAQEERTDMLPGDVRLRGDGVAE encoded by the coding sequence ATGAAATTCGTCGACGAAGCCATCATCAATGTCAAAGCCGGTGACGGCGGCAACGGGTGCATCAGCTTCCGTCGCGAAAAATTCATCCCCTTCGGCGGCCCCGACGGTGGTGACGGCGGCAGTGGCGGTTCGGTGTGGCTGGTGGCCGACGAGGGCCTCAATACCCTGATCGACTTCCGTCACCAGCGCTCGTTCAAGGCCGAGCGCGGCCAGAACGGCATGGGCAGCCAGATGTACGGCAAGGGCGGCGAAGACACCTACATCCGCGTGCCGGTGGGTACCGTGGTGATCAACGTCGACACCGACGAAACCATCGGCGACCTCACCCAGCACGGCCAGCGCCTGCTGGTGGCGCAGGGCGGCAAGGGCGGCCTGGGCAACATCCATTTCAAGAGCTCGGTGAACCGCGCGCCGCGCAAGTCCACGCCGGGTACGCCGGGTGACCTGCGTGAGCTGAAGCTGGAACTGAAGCTGCTGGCCGACGTCGGCCTGCTGGGTTTCCCGAACGCGGGCAAGTCCACCTTCATCCGCGCCGTGTCCGCCGCGACGCCGCGCGTGGCCGATTACCCGTTCACCACGCTGCACCCCAACCTGGGCGTGGTCAGCCTGGGCACGGACCAGAGCTTCGTCATCGCCGACATTCCGGGCCTGATCGAAGGCGCCGCGGACGGTGCCGGCCTGGGCATCCAGTTCCTGCGCCACGTATCGCGCACGCGCCTGCTGCTGCACGTGGTGGACATCGCCCCGATCGACGGTTCCGATCCGGTGGAGCAGGTGCAGGCCATCGAGCAGGAGCTGGAGAAATTCGACCCCGAACTGCTGCAGCGTCCGCGCTGGCTGGTGATGAACAAGGCTGACGTGCTGCCGGAAGACGAGCGCCAGGCCGTGGCGGCGGATGTCGTGGCGCGCCTTGGCTGGAAGGAGCCGTGGTTCCTGGTTTCCGCGATTGCACGCGAGAACACCATGCCGGTGTGCCAGCAGGTGTGGCACTTCCTTACTGAGCAGCAGATGGCGCAGGAAGAGCGCACGGATATGTTGCCGGGAGATGTGCGCCTGCGTGGGGATGGCGTGGCGGAGTGA
- the ileS gene encoding isoleucine--tRNA ligase has translation MTQDYKNTINLPQTEFPMRGDLPKREPKWLADWQQVNRYVQIQERAANRDKVFVLHDGPPYANGAIHLGHAVNKVLKDVVVKSRLLAGFRAPYVPGWDCHGLPIEVAVEKKFGRVGDKLDAAAFRQKCREYAQQQIDLQRTDFKRLGVLGDWENPYRTMDFKYEADMVRALAKIVGNGHVVRGAKPVYWCFDCGSALAEAEIEYADKVSPAVDVAYDAVDAKALAQKFGVDAGDAIVAIPIWTTTPWTLPESQAVSLGGELEYALIEGPSRDGHRLLLVVASALVEKVAQRYGIEGEAKVLGHVEGQSLEGVLLKHPFYSREVPVLIGDHVSAEDGTGAVHTSPDHGVEDFVVSRKYGIETLNYTEARGTYRADTPAALDGTVIAGKHLWKANDEIVELLRRRGVLLAFAKIEHSYPHCWRHKTPVIFRTTPQWFISMEKEGLRPTALDAIKHVRWVPSWGEERIAGMVSDRPDWCISRQRTWGVPIALFIHKGTQEPHPDSVALLEQVAKRVEQGGIDAWYALDAAELLGDQAKDYEKVLDVLDVWFDSGVSHFAVVGQRPELQQGKASSYHVMYLEGSDQHRGWFQSSLLTSSAMFAKAPYNDVLTHGFTVDAQGRKMSKSLGNGIEPQDIMKNLGADILRLWICSTDYRNEMSLSDEILKRVSDTYRRIRNTARFLLGNLDGFDPTKHLVPVEESLLLDQWAVQQAYDTQQAVMAAYDRYDFPEIVQRVQNYCTNELGALYLDITKDRLYTMPTESHGRRSAQSAMYRIAEALVRWLAPVLTFTAEEIWQHMPGERSESVLFETWYDGLASTQGSPEQRRYWADLLAIRDTASRVLEGMRKGEQIGASLEAKLAIHADPAIVARYQPTASELRFFFITSDVRLDLAGGQPADAVLTELEGADVWVSATVSDAIKCVRCWHRRDDVGTHANHPELCDRCISNVDGPGEDRRWF, from the coding sequence ATGACCCAGGATTACAAGAACACCATCAACCTGCCGCAGACGGAATTCCCGATGCGCGGTGACCTCCCCAAGCGCGAGCCCAAGTGGCTGGCCGATTGGCAGCAGGTGAACCGCTACGTGCAGATTCAGGAGCGCGCGGCCAACCGCGACAAGGTGTTCGTGCTGCACGATGGCCCGCCGTATGCCAACGGTGCCATTCACCTGGGTCACGCGGTGAACAAGGTGCTCAAGGACGTGGTGGTGAAATCGCGCCTGCTGGCCGGTTTCCGCGCGCCCTACGTGCCGGGTTGGGATTGCCACGGCCTGCCCATCGAAGTGGCGGTGGAGAAGAAATTCGGCCGCGTGGGCGACAAGCTCGACGCTGCGGCTTTCCGTCAGAAGTGCCGCGAGTACGCGCAGCAGCAGATCGACCTGCAGCGCACCGACTTCAAGCGCCTGGGCGTGCTCGGTGACTGGGAAAACCCGTACCGCACGATGGACTTCAAGTACGAAGCGGACATGGTGCGTGCGCTGGCGAAGATCGTCGGCAACGGTCACGTGGTGCGCGGTGCCAAGCCGGTGTACTGGTGCTTCGATTGCGGCTCCGCACTGGCGGAAGCAGAAATCGAGTACGCCGACAAGGTCTCGCCGGCCGTCGATGTGGCCTATGACGCGGTGGACGCCAAGGCGCTCGCGCAGAAGTTCGGCGTGGACGCGGGCGACGCCATCGTCGCCATCCCCATCTGGACCACCACGCCGTGGACGCTGCCGGAAAGCCAGGCTGTGTCGCTGGGTGGTGAACTCGAATACGCCTTGATCGAAGGCCCGTCGCGCGATGGCCATCGCCTGCTGCTGGTCGTTGCCAGCGCGCTGGTGGAAAAGGTCGCGCAGCGCTACGGCATCGAGGGCGAGGCGAAGGTGCTCGGCCACGTCGAGGGCCAGTCGCTGGAAGGCGTGCTGCTGAAGCACCCGTTCTACAGCCGCGAAGTGCCCGTGCTGATCGGCGACCACGTGTCCGCCGAAGACGGTACCGGCGCCGTGCACACCTCGCCCGACCACGGCGTGGAAGACTTCGTCGTGTCGCGCAAGTACGGCATCGAGACGCTCAACTACACCGAGGCGCGCGGCACCTATCGTGCCGACACGCCGGCCGCGCTCGATGGCACCGTCATCGCCGGCAAGCACCTGTGGAAGGCCAACGACGAAATCGTCGAGCTGCTGCGCCGTCGCGGCGTGCTGCTGGCCTTCGCCAAGATCGAACACAGCTACCCGCATTGCTGGCGCCACAAGACGCCGGTGATCTTCCGCACCACGCCGCAGTGGTTCATCAGCATGGAGAAGGAAGGGCTGCGCCCGACCGCGCTCGATGCGATCAAGCATGTGCGCTGGGTGCCGTCGTGGGGCGAAGAGCGTATCGCTGGCATGGTCAGCGACCGTCCCGACTGGTGCATCTCGCGCCAGCGCACCTGGGGCGTGCCGATCGCGCTGTTCATCCACAAGGGTACGCAGGAACCGCATCCCGATTCCGTCGCGCTGCTGGAGCAGGTGGCCAAGCGTGTGGAGCAGGGCGGCATCGATGCGTGGTACGCGCTCGACGCGGCCGAACTGCTCGGCGACCAGGCCAAGGACTATGAAAAGGTCCTGGACGTGCTCGACGTGTGGTTCGACTCCGGCGTCAGCCACTTCGCCGTGGTGGGCCAGCGCCCCGAGCTGCAGCAGGGCAAGGCGTCCAGCTACCACGTGATGTACCTGGAAGGCTCGGACCAGCATCGCGGCTGGTTCCAGTCCTCCTTGCTCACCTCGTCGGCCATGTTCGCCAAGGCGCCGTACAACGACGTGCTCACCCACGGCTTCACCGTGGATGCGCAGGGCCGCAAGATGTCCAAGTCGCTGGGCAACGGCATCGAGCCACAGGACATCATGAAGAACCTGGGCGCGGACATCCTGCGCCTGTGGATCTGCTCCACCGACTACCGCAACGAGATGTCGCTGTCCGACGAAATCTTGAAGCGCGTGTCGGACACGTATCGCCGCATCCGCAACACCGCGCGCTTCCTGCTGGGCAACCTGGACGGTTTCGACCCCACCAAGCACCTGGTGCCGGTGGAAGAGAGCCTGTTGCTCGACCAGTGGGCCGTGCAGCAGGCGTACGACACCCAGCAGGCGGTGATGGCGGCGTACGACCGCTACGACTTCCCGGAAATCGTGCAGCGCGTGCAGAACTACTGCACCAACGAGCTGGGCGCGCTGTACCTGGATATCACCAAGGACCGCCTCTACACGATGCCGACCGAAAGCCACGGTCGCCGCAGCGCGCAGAGCGCGATGTACCGCATCGCCGAGGCGCTGGTGCGCTGGCTGGCGCCGGTGCTCACGTTTACCGCGGAAGAAATCTGGCAGCACATGCCGGGCGAGCGTAGCGAAAGCGTGCTGTTCGAAACCTGGTACGACGGCCTGGCTTCCACGCAGGGCTCGCCGGAACAGCGCCGCTACTGGGCTGACCTGCTGGCGATTCGCGACACGGCCTCGCGCGTGCTCGAAGGCATGCGCAAGGGTGAGCAGATCGGCGCTTCGCTGGAAGCCAAGCTGGCGATCCATGCCGATCCGGCCATTGTCGCGCGCTACCAGCCCACCGCGTCGGAGCTGCGCTTCTTCTTCATCACCTCGGACGTGCGCCTGGATCTGGCCGGTGGCCAACCGGCGGACGCGGTGCTGACGGAGCTGGAAGGCGCGGACGTGTGGGTCTCGGCCACGGTCAGCGACGCCATCAAGTGCGTGCGCTGCTGGCACCGTCGCGACGACGTCGGTACGCACGCCAACCATCCGGAGCTGTGCGATCGTTGCATCAGCAACGTGGACGGTCCGGGTGAGGACCGTCGCTGGTTTTGA